From the genome of Pyrobaculum sp. 3827-6, one region includes:
- a CDS encoding M1 family metallopeptidase, translating to MKYLTGRDFAFPEYLPRYPREFDFEILHMRLDVNIDLEGGVVEGAVRYRARARRDGAAVVLDAVEMEVLGASHDYYYDGERIEIRPSWRRGEETEVYVAYRARPRAGMYFIKPRGQRKGLYVWTQGESEYNRYWVPLPDSPNVKFPWTVAVTVPKPYVAGSNGLLVEVRDLGDRQTYVWELRHPMSPYLLAIAVGDFEIHRERCGGVELEYYVPRYVGSEWRYSFYNTCRIMQFFSEYLGVPFPYERYAQVVVPEFIYGGMENTTFTILTDWTIHDKHAHCPYTGFPCPEQEDFTSDPLVAHEMAHMWFGDLVTAKDWGHIAINESFATFVEALWTEASRGRDEYLYEIYTNFKTYLGEYSRRYSRPIVTNLYKIPDEVFDRHSYEKGSAVLHTLRSLLGDDVFRRALRLFLERHRYRAVDIEDLRKVFEEVAGRDLEWFWRQFWYSAGHPVLKVSWSYSEGSLRLQVKQAQGDDSYPVYTFPLEVKVVYEDGRREVREVALGDKEVTLHLGAAKPRYICVDPAFKVMKALDLQYPLESAVAMVEDEDVYCRLQAIEVLKRNGSARAVEALGKALGDKFWGVAAEAARALGEVGTELAVAKLMEAYSKVFHPRVRRAIVEALGVSRRREVGEFLDRVLHDPGESYYVRAEAARALGRVKWDFAEHSLKKALEYPSHVDVIKRGALEGLAELGTEDALKIVLRHAEPDMPTPVRASAVQALAKFGPRREVVEALRRYMRDENFRVRYAAVTAALELLDPKLMPDLQERAEQDVDGRIRRVAREIVEKIRKFMERGAEYQKLREEVEKIREEYRRLADRVARLER from the coding sequence ATGAAATACCTCACCGGCAGAGATTTCGCCTTTCCCGAATATCTACCCCGCTACCCCCGTGAATTCGACTTCGAGATCCTCCACATGCGTCTGGATGTGAATATAGACTTGGAGGGGGGCGTGGTGGAGGGGGCCGTACGATATAGGGCCAGGGCGAGGAGGGACGGCGCGGCCGTTGTCCTCGACGCAGTGGAGATGGAGGTTCTGGGAGCCAGCCACGACTACTACTACGACGGCGAGAGGATTGAGATTAGGCCCAGCTGGAGGAGGGGAGAGGAGACCGAGGTCTACGTGGCGTACAGGGCGAGACCGAGGGCGGGTATGTACTTCATAAAGCCGCGTGGCCAGAGGAAGGGGCTCTACGTGTGGACGCAGGGGGAGAGCGAGTACAACAGGTACTGGGTCCCCCTGCCCGACTCGCCCAATGTGAAGTTCCCCTGGACCGTGGCGGTGACCGTGCCCAAGCCCTACGTGGCTGGCAGCAACGGGCTTCTGGTAGAGGTGCGGGACCTCGGCGACAGGCAGACTTATGTGTGGGAGCTGAGGCACCCAATGTCGCCGTACCTCCTGGCTATCGCCGTGGGTGATTTCGAAATCCATAGAGAGAGGTGCGGCGGCGTCGAGCTTGAGTACTACGTGCCGAGGTACGTGGGAAGCGAGTGGCGCTACTCTTTTTATAACACGTGTAGAATTATGCAGTTCTTCTCGGAGTACCTCGGGGTGCCGTTTCCCTACGAGCGCTACGCGCAGGTGGTGGTGCCGGAGTTTATCTATGGCGGAATGGAGAACACCACCTTCACAATACTCACGGATTGGACTATCCACGACAAGCACGCCCACTGCCCCTACACCGGCTTCCCCTGCCCGGAGCAGGAGGACTTCACCTCCGACCCGCTGGTGGCACACGAGATGGCCCACATGTGGTTCGGCGACTTGGTGACAGCTAAGGACTGGGGACACATCGCCATTAACGAGTCCTTCGCAACTTTTGTAGAGGCTTTGTGGACCGAGGCGTCTAGGGGCCGGGATGAGTATCTCTACGAGATCTACACGAACTTCAAGACGTATCTGGGGGAGTACTCCAGGCGGTACTCACGGCCAATTGTCACCAATCTGTACAAAATCCCCGACGAGGTTTTTGACAGGCATTCGTACGAGAAGGGCTCCGCCGTGTTGCACACCTTGCGTAGCCTTCTCGGCGACGACGTGTTCCGCAGGGCGCTTAGGCTGTTCCTGGAGCGGCATAGGTACAGGGCGGTGGATATAGAGGATTTGCGGAAGGTGTTTGAGGAGGTGGCTGGGAGGGATTTGGAGTGGTTCTGGAGGCAGTTTTGGTACTCGGCGGGGCACCCCGTGTTGAAAGTCTCGTGGAGCTACTCCGAGGGCTCTCTGAGGCTTCAGGTTAAGCAGGCCCAGGGCGACGACAGCTACCCGGTGTACACCTTCCCTCTTGAGGTGAAGGTGGTTTATGAAGACGGGAGGAGGGAGGTTAGGGAGGTGGCGCTTGGCGACAAGGAGGTTACTCTCCACCTGGGGGCCGCCAAGCCGAGGTATATATGCGTCGACCCGGCTTTTAAAGTCATGAAGGCGCTGGACCTCCAGTACCCCCTGGAGTCCGCGGTGGCTATGGTGGAGGACGAGGACGTGTACTGTCGGTTGCAAGCCATCGAGGTGTTGAAGAGGAACGGTAGCGCCAGGGCTGTTGAGGCGCTGGGCAAGGCGCTGGGGGATAAGTTCTGGGGGGTGGCGGCTGAGGCGGCGAGGGCGCTGGGGGAGGTGGGGACGGAGCTTGCAGTTGCCAAGTTGATGGAGGCGTATTCTAAGGTATTCCACCCGAGGGTGAGGCGGGCCATTGTGGAGGCGCTTGGGGTCTCTAGGCGTAGGGAAGTGGGGGAGTTTCTAGACAGGGTGCTTCACGACCCGGGGGAGAGCTACTACGTCCGGGCGGAGGCCGCTAGGGCGCTGGGCAGGGTTAAGTGGGACTTCGCCGAGCACAGCCTGAAGAAGGCGCTGGAGTACCCCAGCCACGTCGACGTGATTAAGAGGGGGGCGCTGGAGGGCCTCGCCGAGCTGGGCACCGAAGATGCGTTGAAGATTGTCTTGCGCCACGCGGAGCCGGACATGCCGACGCCGGTGAGGGCGTCAGCGGTGCAGGCCCTGGCGAAGTTCGGCCCGCGGAGGGAGGTGGTCGAGGCGCTTAGGAGGTACATGCGGGATGAGAACTTCAGAGTGAGGTACGCCGCCGTCACCGCCGCCTTGGAGCTGCTGGACCCGAAGCTGATGCCGGACCTCCAGGAGAGGGCGGAGCAAGACGTGGACGGGCGGATTAGGCGGGTGGCTAGGGAGATTGTGGAGAAGATTAGGAAGTTTATGGAGCGGGGGGCTGAGTACCAGAAGCTGAGGGAGGAGGTGGAGAAGATTAGGGAGGAGTACAGGCGGCTCGCCGACCGCGTGGCTAGGCTGGAGAGGTGA